From the genome of Antennarius striatus isolate MH-2024 chromosome 19, ASM4005453v1, whole genome shotgun sequence, one region includes:
- the LOC137613711 gene encoding beta/gamma crystallin domain-containing protein 1-like isoform X1, translating to MCDSSSRGRVSPVHPTFLLHLLLWFFSLILLFVLCSLGVFFFFAQTQIMFTSYVKNLNDLVFSTSESSEEQPSPGVLSRIGSWFSPWRTRTPTSPTETSPTRGEAEKTDGEEEGGESTRTEARERRSEEEENLSGDILPRKEEDAKESAHKESSGLCIPELTDGGPTGEEFVWSRKSRRKEREEGSGGISESGNPEKNASHLTHLSSSSEQGVVWDAAQNQPRAQGPAHAQTGRRLHVYLEETSVIQCGREANAGEPVVHTKVTKSLEIPRKSTSSLDSLDGSGSTSEETKRINASPVFGTESTSGGSEGVSPNSGVNRQFEEETGGDGMGRKNGRRKSRKNFQGDAEKSPPKVEPVSDAFPTSDNSVISTEAKSPKTLKGESPINSSSEHGSAPEASPEQTEGKTSCLDAAEPRGRFHDRDSVAAASLERVVDSPANMEEKDSLQQVEGKSEAPEPKRRSIKVSRSEVKLITKNVRLNAKLIPDGDKRDVKTKKLTKVEDKPPTEGESRPHQSRARKEELKPELGRIADKIRLFEETAERSRKQTFQTPRSVDASPVRTVSDRLKADFTFPEQRSKSADPYDKPRSSSPSPSRERPMTIKERTRNFTEATKRNERRAPPPKAAMTGMSQEHTLLTSLKSQRPNNQGKPAPRGEMQSKTVSRIALEPEERDSALPDRKISDSDKKPTDSKSEDAAASKTEDKGEKTNRTETQVQDKESDVSVEPTSSVSQQSKRISRSKRRKSREPTSPSRPKSENDPDQSAGKPTAASARKLVDDAKETTSDTKLTDEIFLQADEAKGIAAADEQSLLSGKEDAFKNELKVLDREPDASSLKEHIDKPERKQDSEGLVSQDEPDTTASISRTKAAIDQVPEILPQEEEKARGHCPLFTPEREQVPEDNGKVEKVQPPPPHEEQESPVRHPRLGVDLKSRNKIEKSNKSGQTEAPRHKEAELITQTERKDVEKLENVDGNKTNETKTKRKEKPQQLRPSDEIILVSDGGEVLSERGGGVGKVGERKNTREEEKSQRVTNKHKPQDSRPEPESEVSERTSTDDPPERQHGRGRVEPRRTRSDEEPPVGNTTANLTTDLKSTESGGTEWAVIRAETQFDSVSVEKSDNPPDESWAHGANGAEVPSEKPISKASTAAEGPTTNAANGATALITKKLDSLSGKKLRLKKPTSVSASKSVCSEGAPRDDEKKTSAIEAVPSEVKISGDIKVASVRLQREASKDEEEINDSTSVKAAETTGSRPADSAAPVTAIQDKTLPSATKEESRVGNGELLSHPDLQTVKKQPPNGKSPTPKAPTSPETKKLFVDSIQLSSMKFDFSRGLSKDDSTTQDVPSSWLDLDFPKQKLKVSAPKLTYSGSESNLLDTSGELDDDDFVEKIKNLCAPFSLPPRKHHPLRPPQPPFAMPAIKEDRFEKTFDPREFKFGLSKKNKFSIDTTPSQLAKLQNNEAKSSLKPARASLADRSILISSMDLHSRLKDKDEGIKEEKEEVKVKSRLEGSCVLSSLASSSFRGRRDGVQTQEEGTSSGEGSPTEAPQKSPPPSAQPPPPSPTTATPFKDTLVKENLPHSRREEAQTRGNEVNDSGPPFPSFNDAELPEYFHKYLPQKPAKPVLSIGQEQDQPKVTGKMVLPVVGDEADQGVKLDQTLPEAASPSSPGSFPGAFPASPSAAKPTFPELKKAQFKKRTAKEFHKRPGKMVIYEKDQFSGQVYEIHRDVADATTLNLSSVISVKVIRGCWVLYEKPDFQGRPIALEEGGIELTNVWAESGMETNPDGNPPMQIGSIRFAVRDYSVPRIDLFTEPEGLGRVTTYHDDAIETGSFGVPLSTASIQVHSGVWLLFSDMGFQGMLAVLEKGVYPFPETWGFMSPFVGSLRPLKMGALKVEHPNEVKAIVYEKPGFEGSGLEIDGDVFSFGESDGGLSAEAGNLDPEKKKSVGSVKILSGLWVGYSEPGFEGQQHILEEGEYPDCSEWGSSDQLLSLRPILSDFLSPHLKMFSDRDFGDRGINIDVTVPVLNMNDTGYGSRTQSVDVIGGSWVVFEKPGFCGDAYILEKGLYGSPEDWGALQPTVASVMPVVLEDFESAAKFKVQLFSEPGFQGSVLTLQDSVTSLPDGFSVGSCKVLVGSWLAFDAKDFTGRMYVLEAGSYADLRAMGCVHAAAAILSLQTVGFDFSLPAITLFERGNLRGKRVILTDGTVNLQLAGGCSRVQSLLVEGGIWVLYEGINYRGAQVLLRPGAVPDWHKVSGWRTIGSLRPLLQKQVHFRLRNRQSGLVMSVTGDLDDIKLLRIHESEETGGLEQIWFYQNGHLHCKLLEDCCLTPSSSVTIAGARVGLDPEPDNNHLQRWTITPEGFIAYTPAPGLVLEVKGGNNYDKNLVILNEHNPNKGRQQWIVEVI from the exons ATGTGTGACTCCTCCAGCCGAGGCAGAGTATCTCCTGTTCATCCAACATTCCTGCTTCACCTCCTTCTGTGGTTTTTTAGCCTGATcctcttgtttgttttatgctccttaggagttttttttttttttgctcaaaccCAAATCATGTTCACATCCTACGTAAAGAATCTGAATGATTTGGTATTTTCCACG TCGGAGAGCTCCGAGGAGCAGCCCAGCCCCGGGGTCTTGAGTCGGATCGGAAGCTGGTTCTCTCCCTGGAGGACGAGGACTCCCACCAGTCCCACCGAGACGTCTCCGACCAGGGGGGAGGCGGAAAAGACAGACGGGGAAGAGGAAGGTGGAGAGTCTACGAGAACTGAAGCGAGGGAACGAcggagcgaggaggaggagaacctcTCCGGTGATATTTTACCCCGTAAAGAGGAGGACGCCAAGGAGTCTGCCCACAAAGAGAGCTCCGGTTTGTGCATCCCAGAGTTAACCGACGGAGGCCCGACGGGGGAGGAGTTTGTTTGGAGCAGGAAGAGCAGAagaaaggagagggaggagggcaGCGGTGGTATTTCAGAGAGCGGGAATCCTGAGAAAAATGCCAGTCATCTGACACATCTGTCTTCCTCGTCGGAGCAGGGAGTGGTATGGGACGCGGCCCAAAATCAGCCTCGGGCTCAGGGACCGGCGCACGCTCAGACAGGCAGGAGGCTCCATGTGTACCTGGAGGAGACCAGCGTGATTCAGTGCGGTCGGGAAGCCAACGCCGGCGAGCCGGTCGTCCACACTAAAGTCACCAAGAGCTTGGAGATCCCTCGCAAGTCCACGTCCAGCCTCGATTCGTTGGACGGCTCGGGTTCGACGAGCGAAGAGACGAAAAGGATAAATGCGAGTCCGGTTTTTGGGACGGAAAGCACTTCTGGCGGATCTGAAGGAGTTTCACCCAACTCTGGTGTAAACCGACAGTTTGAAGAGGAAACCGGTGGAGACGGCATGGGGCGGAAAAACGGGAGGAGGAAATCCCGAAAGAACTTTCAGGGAGATGCGGAAAAATCGCCTCCAAAAGTCGAACCTGTCTCGGATGCTTTCCCAACGTCGGATAATTCAGTCATCAGCACTGAGGCCAAAAGTCCAAAGACTCTAAAAGGAGAGTCTCCAATAAACTCCTCCTCCGAGCATGGCTCCGCCCCCGAGGCCTCACCTGAACAAACGGAGGGAAAGACTTCCTGCCTCGATGCAGCCGAGCCGCGGGGCAGGTTCCATGACCGGGATTCAGTCGCTGCTGCCTCTCTGGAACGTGTGGTCGACTCCCCGGCAAACATGGAGGAGAAGGATAGTCTTCAGCAGGTGGAGGGGAAGTCGGAAGCACCGGAGCCCAAACGCAGGAGTATTAAGGTTTCCAGAAGCGAGGTGAAGCTGATCACGAAAAACGTGCGTCTGAACGCGAAGCTGATCCCAGACGGAGACAAACGGGACGTTAAAACTAAAAAACTGACAAAGGTTGAGGATAAACCCCCAACGGAAGGCGAATCACG GCCACATCAATCGAGGGCGAGGAAAGAGGAGCTTAAACCGGAGTTGGGACGCATCGCAGATAAAATCCGACTCTTTGAGGAGACCGCCGAGAGGTCCAGGAAGCAGACCTTCCAAACGCCGAGGAGCGTGGACGCCTCTCCGGTCCGGACAGTCTCCGACAGGCTGAAGGCGGATTTCACGTTTCCAGAGCAAAGGTCCAAATCGGCTGATCCTTACGACAAACCCAGGTCCAGTTCGCCATCGCCCAGCAGGGAGCGGCCAATGACGATCAAGGAGCGGACGAGGAACTTCACAGAAGCgactaaaagaaatgaaaggagGGCGCCTCCTCCGAAAGCAGCTATGACAGGAATGTCTCAAGAACATACCTTACTTACGTCATTGAAGTCACAAAGGCCGAACAATCAGGGCAAACCTGCCCCGAGGGGTGAGATGCAATCAAAGACAGTGTCAAGAATAGCATTAGAACCAGAAGAGCGAGATTCTGCTCTACCAGACCGAAAGATTTCAGATTCTGATAAGAAACCAACGGACTCCAAATCAGAAGATGCAGCCGCCTCCAAAACAGAAGACAAAGGTGAGAAAACGAACCGGACGGAGACACAGGTTCAAGATAAAGAGTCGGATGTTTCTGTAGAGCCGACCAGTAGCGTCAGCCAGCAATCCAAAAGAATCAGCAGgtcaaaaagaagaaagagtCGTGAACCAACCAGTCCCAGCCGCCCAAAGAGTGAAAATGACCCGGATCAATCAGCAGGTAAACCAACAGCGGCGTCTGCTAGAAAACTGGTAGATGATGCCAAGGAAACCACCTCTGACACCAAACTCACAGATGAAATCTTTTTACAAGCTGATGAAGCCAAAGGAattgcagcagcagatgaacagTCTTTACTTTCTGGAAAAGAGGACgcatttaaaaatgaactgaaagtaTTGGATAGAGAGCCAGATGCTTCTTCTCTAAAGGAACACATTGACAAGccagagagaaaacaggatTCTGAGGGACTGGTCAGCCAAGATGAACCAGATACGACCGCCTCCATTAGCAGAACAAAGGCTGCTATTGACCAGGTTCCAGAGATTTTACCCCAAGAGGAGGAAAAGGCCAGAGGACACTGCCCTTTATTCACACCGGAGAGGGAACAGGTCCCTGAAGACAACGGCAAGGTAGAAAAAgttcagcctcctcctcctcatgagGAGCAGGAGTCACCTGTGAGACATCCCAGGTTAGGTGTAGACttaaaaagtagaaataaaatagagaaaTCCAATAAAAGTGGGCAAACAGAAGCGCCACGACACAAAGAGGCAGAACTAATAACCCAGACGGAGCGTAAAGATGTGGAGAAATTAGAAAATGTTGACggcaataaaacaaatgaaaccaagacaaagagaaaggagAAACCGCAGCAGCTCCGGCCTTCAGATGAAATTATCTTGGTTTCTGATGGCGGTGAAGTTCTGTCAGAGAGAGGCGGGGGTGTGGGGAAGGTGGGCGAAAGAAAAAataccagagaagaagaaaagtcacAGCgagtcacaaacaaacacaaaccacaagACAGCCGACCAGAACCGGAGTCTGAAGTCTCTGAAAGGACGTCAACAGACGACCCTCCTGAGAGGCAACATGGAAGAGGGAGGGTGGAACCGAGGAGGACCAGGAGTGATGAAGAACCTCCTGTTGGAAATACAACGGCAAATTTGACGACTGACTTGAAGTCGACGGAAAGCGGCGGGACAGAGTGGGCGGTGATTCGAGCGGAAACACAGTTTGATTCTGTATCTGTGGAAAAATCTGACAATCCACCAGATGAGTCATGGGCACATGGAGCTAATGGTGCCGAGGTCCCCAGCGAGAAGCCTATTAGTAAAGCAAGTACTGCAGCCGAGGGGCCGACCACCAATGCTGCTAATGGCGCTACGGCACTGATAACCAAGAAGCTCGATAGCTTGTCGGGGAAAAAATTACGTCTCAAAAAGCCTACTTCAGTTTCTGCTTCTAAATCGGTTTGCAGCGAGGGAGCGCCGAGAGATGATGAGAAAAAGACTTCAGCTATTGAAGCAGTGCCTTCAGAAGTAAAAATCTCTGGAGATATAAAAGTTGCTTCTGTACGCCTCCAACGCGAGGCATcaaaagatgaagaggaaataaatgatAGCACTTCAGTCAAGGCTGCAGAAACAACGGGATCGCGGCCCGCTGATAGCGCTGCTCCTGTCACCGCTATTCAGGACAAAACATTACCTTCAGCGACAAAAGAAGAGTCACGCGTCGGGAATGGTGAACTCCTTTCACACCCTGACCTCCAGACAGTCAAGAAACAACCGCCCAATGGCAAGAGTCCAACTCCCAAAGCACCAACGTCACCAGAGACTAAGAAACTGTTTGTGGACTCGATCCAACTCTCATCCATGAAGTTTGATTTTTCGCGGGGACTGAGCAAAGACGACTCAACAACGCAAGACGTCCCCTCCAGCTGGCTGGACCTGGACTTCCCCAAACAGAAGCTGAAAGTCTCCGCCCCCAAACTGACCTATTCCGGAAGTGAGAGCAATCTCCTGGACACCTCCGGCGAGCTAGATGACGACGACTTCGTTGAGAAGATCAAGAATCTATGCGCCCCGTTTTCTCTCCCGCCGCGTAAACACCACCCGCTCCGACCGCCGCAGCCGCCGTTTGCAATGCCCGCCATCAAGGAGGACCGTTTTGAGAAGACCTTTGACCCGAGGGAGTTTAAGTTTGGCTTAAGTAAGAAGAATAAGTTCAGTATCGACACCACGCCGAGCCAGTTAGCCAAGCTGCAAAACAATGAGGCTAAATCTAGCTTAAAGCCCGCCAGAGCTAGTTTGGCAGATAGGAGCATCCTGATCAGCAGCATGGACCTCCATTCTCGCCTCAAGGACAAAGATGAGGGTAtcaaggaggagaaagaggaagtgaaggTGAAGTCCCGTTTGGAGGGGAGCTGTGTCCTCAGTAGCCTCGCCTCCTCCAGCTTCagggggaggagagatggagtTCAAACACAGGAAGAGGGTACCAGCTCTGGGGAGGGGTCGCCTACGGAAGCCCCGCAGAAAAGCCCTCCGCCTTCAGCACAGCCACCCCCACCAAGCCCAACTACCGCAACTCCGTTCAAAGACACGCTGGTCAAGGAGAACCTCCCCCACAGCAGGAGAGAGGAAGCCCAGACCAGAGGCAACGAGGTCAATGACTCAGGTCCTCCGTTTCCCTCCTTTAACGACGCGGAGCTGCCAGAATACTTTCACAAGTACCTCCCCcaaaaaccagcaaaaccaGTGCTGAGCATAGGACAGGAACAAGACCAACCTAAG GTCACTGGAAAAATGGTGCTTCCAGTTGTTGGCGACGAAGCAGACCAGGGTGTGAAGCTGGATCAGACGCTTCCTGAAGCCGCGTCTCCAAGTTCTCCTGGTTCTTTTCCTGGAGCTTTTCCTGCATCTCCTTCAGCTGCAAAACCGACATTCCCTGAGCTTAAGAAGGCTCAGTTTAAG AAAAGAACTGCCAAGGAATTCCACAAGCGTCCAGGAAAG ATGGTGATTTACGAGAAAGACCAGTTCAGCGGCCAGGTGTACGAGATTCACAGGGACGTCGCTGACGCCACGACTCTGAACCTCTCGTCTGTCATATCTGTGAAGGTCATCAGAGGATG CTGGGTGCTCTACGAGAAGCCCGACTTCCAGGGCCGTCCCATCGCCTTGGAAGAGGGGGGGATCGAATTGACCAACGTGTGGGCCGAGTCCGGGATGGAGACGAATCCAGACGGCAACCCGCCGATGCAGATCGGCTCCATTCGATTTGCTGTCAGG GATTACAGCGTCCCCCGGATCGATCTGTTTACTGAACCCGAGGGCCTCGGCAGAGTCACCACGTACCACGACGACGCCATCGAGACCGGCTCCTTCGGCGTCCCACTGAGCACCGCTTCCATCCAAGTGCACTCTGGGGT GTGGCTCCTGTTCAGCGACATGGGGTTCCAGGGAATGCTGGCCGTGCTGGAGAAAGGAGTCTACCCCTTCCCTGAGACCTGGGGCTTCATGTCGCCGTTTGTCGGATCCCTTCGACCGCTGAAGATG GGCGCTTTGAAGGTGGAGCACCCCAACGAAGTCAAG GCCATTGTTTATGAAAAACCCGGCTTCGAGGGCTCCGGTTTGGAAATCGACGGCGACGTTTTCAGTTTTGGTGAAAGCGATGGAGGACTTTCAGCGGAGGCGGGGAACCTCGACCCCGAGAAGAAGAAATCCGTGGGTTCTGTGAAGATCCTGAGCGGACT GTGGGTGGGGTACAGCGAGCCGGGCTTTGAGGGGCAACAGCACATCCTGGAGGAAGGAGAATACCCAGACTGCAGCGAATGGGGCAGTTCAGACCAACTCCTGTCACTGCGACCGATCCTGTCG GATTTCTTGTCTCCGCACCTCAAAATGTTCAGCGACAGAGATTTCGGCGACCGGGGCATCAACATCGACGTCACGGTTCCCGTTCTGAACATGAACGACACCGGGTACGGCTCCAGGACGCAGTCGGTCGACGTCATCGGCGGCAG ctGGGTCGTGTTCGAGAAGCCGGGGTTCTGTGGCGACGCCTACATCCTGGAGAAAGGCCTCTACGGAAGCCCGGAGGACTGGGGGGCGTTGCAGCCCACAGTTGCCTCGGTGATGCCCGTCGTTCTG GAGGATTTTGAAAGCGCCGCCAAGTTTAAG GTGCAGCTTTTCTCCGAGCCGGGGTTTCAAGGCTCCGTCCTGACCCTGCAGGACAGCGTGACGTCGCTGCCGGACGGCTTCTCCGTCGGCTCCTGCAAGGTCCTGGTCGGCAG ctggCTGGCCTTTGACGCGAAGGACTTCACCGGCAGGATGTACGTGTTGGAAGCGGGGAGCTACGCTGACCTGAGGGCGATGGGCTGCGtccacgccgccgccgccatcctGTCTCTGCAGACCGTTGGATTT gatTTCTCTTTGCCCGCCATCACTCTCTTCGAGCGGGGTAACCTCCGGGGGAAGAGGGTGATCCTGACCGACGGGACGGTCAACCTGCAGCTGGCCGGAGGCTGCAGCCGCGTCCAGTCGCTGCTGGTGGAGGGGGGcat CTGGGTTTTGTACGAGGGAATTAACTACCGTGGAGCTCAGGTTCTACTGAGACCCGGTGCGGTACCGGACTGGCATAAAGTGAGCGGCTGGCGGACGATCGGATCCCTCCGCCCTCTGTTACAG AAGCAGGTACATTTCCGTTTAAGGAACCGACAGTCGGGCCTGGTGATGTCGGTGACCGGAGATCTGGACGACATCAAACTGCTGAGGATCCATGAGAGTGAGGAGACCGGAGGACTGGAGCAGATCTGGTTCTACCAGAACGGACATCTGCACTGCAAG ctgctggaggactGTTGCCTGACCCCCAGCAGCAGCGTGACGATCGCCGGCGCCCGCGTGGGCCTCGACCCCGAGCCCGACAACAACCACCTCCAGCGCTGGACCATCACCCCGGAGGGCTTCATCGCGTACACCCCCGCCCCCGGGCTGGTgctggaggtcaaag GCGGAAACAACTACGACAAAAACCTGGTGATTCTGAACGAACACAACCCAAACAAAGGGCGTCAGCAGTGGATCGTGGAGGTTATATGA